Below is a genomic region from Brucella sp. BE17.
CTTGTGCCGTTGGTACTCCAGCGGCAGTCGACCCGATCCAAGACGGTTCAAGAGCGAAAGCCCAATATCCAGGTGCCATCCACGCAGATCATCCGCTTGGTATAAAGGAAAGCACATTTTGAAAGGCTTGCATCGCATTGGCTGGAGACGCACCAGCTCTTCCCGGGCGTTCATAGCGGCACGCGCCATCGCAATCGCGTTCTTCAACTTCAAAGGCGACGATGCGAACGTACGGACCGGATGCCTCGTCTCAAAATATCTAAGACCGCAGTGCAATATCCTGGATGATCTGCCCGATGCGCCGTTTGCGAAATCACCTTTTTCAACAAGAAGGGTTTTATATCCAGCGGCGCAGAGTTCGCGGACAGCGCTGGTACCGTTGATACCACCGCCGATGACGATCACATCGTAACTTTCGTTCCGCGCAGCCTCCATACTCATTTCCCTTTCCTCGGCGTTGGGCGAGTACAGCAGCTAATTCGGAATGCTCAAAATAAAAAAAATGGCCTCCATTATGCATTAAATGCATAATGGATTAGGAGCAGGAAATTTAGGCAACTTACCTATTCTTATCAGTTAAAAATGCGGTAACTTCGCCAACGCCGCGTCGCGTTCGCTGAACAAAAGATCCAGAAGCGCCTCCGACACGCGACTTTGCGGACGGGAATAAGGGCGAAGAAGCGCCACGTTGAACGGTATTTTAGGCAGGAACGGCACCAGTTTCACGCGATCATCAAGTTGATGAATGGCTGTATAAGGGTCTATAAGCGCGATCCCCAGACCAATTTTGGCAAATTCATATGCCGCAGCGGAAATCGTTGTTTCATAAGCTGGGTCCAGTTTTTCACCCGCCGCGCGGAATGCCTGCGCGACGACCGGACCAGCTGGGGTAAATGAGGCAAATGATACGAAGGGTACATTTCGAAGATCCGGCGGCTCAATTTTGTGGCGGCTCGCGAGAGGGTGGTCGCGCGGCACAGCAGCAATATAAGGGGCGTCGCTGAAAACTTCCGTTTGAAAGCCAGATCTGCGGAACGGGAGCTCAGCAAGACCAAAATCCAGTTGTTGTGACGCAGCCCATTCTTCGATCTTGGCAGAAAGTCGTATATTCAGCTGCACACGTGTTTGGGGCCAGCTTTCTTTAAACTTCTTTAGCGCCTGAGGCATGAAACTTATCCCAAGAGCGGGCATAGCAGCCGCAGTAACGCGACTGGTCTCACCTTCGGCAACAGTTGCCGCAAAGTTTCGCAAAGAATCGAGAGATGTATACGCTCGATCGATTTCATCCAGAAGAAGGTGGGCAACCGATGTCGGTGTGATCAACCCTTTTCTGCGCTCAAAAAGAGTAACGCCCAATTCGGTTTCAAGCTTATTCAAAAGCCGACTGACGGCGGGTTGGCTTCGCCCTATGAGTTCAGCAGCGGCACTCACCGTTCCTGTTAGCATTACTGCCCGGAAGGCTGAGAAGTA
It encodes:
- a CDS encoding LysR family transcriptional regulator, translated to MKKPGKQNWEVGMNLIYFSAFRAVMLTGTVSAAAELIGRSQPAVSRLLNKLETELGVTLFERRKGLITPTSVAHLLLDEIDRAYTSLDSLRNFAATVAEGETSRVTAAAMPALGISFMPQALKKFKESWPQTRVQLNIRLSAKIEEWAASQQLDFGLAELPFRRSGFQTEVFSDAPYIAAVPRDHPLASRHKIEPPDLRNVPFVSFASFTPAGPVVAQAFRAAGEKLDPAYETTISAAAYEFAKIGLGIALIDPYTAIHQLDDRVKLVPFLPKIPFNVALLRPYSRPQSRVSEALLDLLFSERDAALAKLPHF